A DNA window from Aquarana catesbeiana isolate 2022-GZ linkage group LG01, ASM4218655v1, whole genome shotgun sequence contains the following coding sequences:
- the LOC141124173 gene encoding N-acetyltransferase 8-like codes for MSPFIIRTYRDSDYDVARNLFASGIVENSGEAFRHTLQLPHIWLLLFTLLLLPALHIVSIGNSILAVALALAGLWFGSRYLYTEYVQFALSDDMLNIRKYYLERDGYGFWVAESGGELVGTVAALTSSQPAREKHIELKRLSVSKNHRGKGIAKALCRTVMDFARQRGCEAVVLSTTLSQISAWKMYEKMGFRQTNAFILPNFKFKFFDFKILDYQYDLRNHP; via the coding sequence ATGTCTCCTTTCATTATCCGAACGTACCGAGATTCTGACTATGATGTGGCCCGAAATTTGTTTGCTAGTGGCATTGTAGAGAACAGCGGTGAGGCCTTTAGACACACCTTACAGCTACCACACATCTGGCTTCTGTTGTTCACTCTGTTGCTCCTTCCTGCCTTACACATTGTGTCCATTGGCAATTCTATCCTTGCCGTGGCCTTAGCATTGGCCGGATTATGGTTTGGATCCCGGTATTTGTATACAGAGTATGTCCAGTTTGCCCTCTCGGACGACATGCTGAACATCCGGAAGTACTACTTGGAGCGGGATGGTTACGGCTTCTGGGTGGCGGAGTCAGGAGGAGAGTTGGTGGGGACGGTGGCTGCCCTAACTTCTTCTCAACCCGCCAGAGAAAAACACATAGAACTGAAACGTCTTTCAGTGTCTAAAAACCACCGCGGTAAAGGCATTGCCAAGGCGTTGTGTAGGACGGTGATGGACTTCGCCCGGCAGAGAGGTTGCGAGGCGGTGGTGTTATCGACCACTTTATCCCAGATCAGTGCCTGGAAGATGTATGAAAAGATGGGATTCAGACAAACTAATGCATTTATTCTACCAAACTTTAAGTTCAAATTTTTTGACTTTAAAATCTTGGATTACCAGTATGACCTCCGAAACCATCCATGA